A region from the Corynebacterium halotolerans YIM 70093 = DSM 44683 genome encodes:
- a CDS encoding ABC transporter ATP-binding protein, which translates to MSDRETTPSAGRSGDQDPQEATTGVQGVGAGTPGAAARAVGLFKQYGQGDTAVTALDHVDVEFVRNQFTAIMGPSGSGKSTLMHCMAGLDSATGGSAFIGDTDLSTLRDKEMTALRRDRLGFIFQSFNLVPTLTAAENITLPSDIAGRKVDQDWFGEITSRLGLSQRLTHRPAELSGGQQQRVACARALVSRPEIIFGDEPTGNLDSKSSAEVLSILRTAVDQDNQTVVIVTHDATAAAYADRVIFLADGRIVNELHAPTMDTILATLTGIED; encoded by the coding sequence ATGTCAGACCGCGAGACCACCCCGTCCGCCGGACGATCCGGCGATCAGGACCCGCAGGAGGCGACCACCGGCGTCCAGGGCGTCGGGGCCGGGACCCCCGGTGCCGCGGCCCGCGCCGTCGGGCTGTTCAAGCAGTACGGGCAGGGCGATACCGCAGTCACGGCCCTCGACCACGTCGATGTGGAGTTCGTCCGCAACCAGTTCACCGCCATCATGGGCCCGTCGGGTTCCGGCAAGTCCACCCTGATGCACTGCATGGCGGGTCTGGATTCGGCGACCGGGGGATCCGCGTTCATCGGTGACACCGATCTGTCCACGCTGCGGGACAAGGAGATGACGGCTCTGCGGCGCGACCGGCTCGGCTTCATCTTCCAGTCCTTCAACCTGGTGCCCACCCTGACGGCCGCGGAGAACATCACGCTGCCCTCCGACATCGCAGGCCGAAAGGTCGACCAGGACTGGTTCGGGGAGATCACCTCCCGGCTTGGGCTCTCTCAGCGGTTGACCCACCGTCCCGCGGAGCTCTCGGGTGGTCAGCAGCAGCGTGTGGCGTGCGCCCGCGCGCTCGTCTCCCGCCCGGAGATCATCTTCGGTGACGAGCCCACCGGCAACCTGGACTCCAAGTCCTCGGCCGAGGTGCTGTCGATCCTGCGCACCGCCGTCGACCAGGACAACCAGACCGTGGTCATCGTCACCCACGACGCGACAGCCGCCGCCTACGCTGACCGCGTCATCTTTCTCGCGGACGGCCGGATCGTCAACGAGCTGCACGCGCCGACGATGGACACGATCCTGGCCACCCTGACCGGTATCGAGGACTAG
- the ilvD gene encoding dihydroxy-acid dehydratase, translating to MAKITDNTRGVDIKPRSRDVTDGLERTAARGMLRAVGMGDEDWDKPQVGVASSWNEITPCNLTLKKLAEFAKDGVHAAGGYPLEFGTISVSDGISMGHEGMHYSLVSREVITDSVETVMSAERLDGSVLLAGCDKSIPGMLMGAARLNLSSVFLYNGSTMPGTARFDDGSEQEVTLIDAFEAVGACRAGKLSEDDVDVIERAICPGEGACGGMYTANTMASAAEAMGMSLPGSAAPPAVHRDRMLHARHSGEAVVELLRRGIRARDIITRNSLLNAVAVVMALGGSTNAVLHLLAIAREAEADLTLDDFNEVADRVPHLGNLKPFGQYVMADVFRIGGIPVVMKALYDAGLINGDCLTVTGRTVAENLAEVRTPDPDGKILRALDNPIHATGGLSILRGSLAPEGAVVKTAGFDAEIFEGTARVFDREQPAMDAVLNGELKKGDVVVIRYEGPKGGPGMREMLAITGAIKGAGIGKDVLLITDGRFSGGSTGLCIGHVAPEAVDGGPIAFVRDGDPIRVDIPNRTIDVRIDDAELARRRAEWVIPENPRLHGVLGKYAKLVHSVADGAVCY from the coding sequence ATGGCCAAGATCACAGACAACACCAGAGGCGTGGACATCAAGCCCCGCTCCCGCGACGTCACCGACGGGCTGGAGCGCACCGCCGCCCGCGGCATGCTGCGGGCCGTGGGCATGGGCGACGAGGACTGGGACAAACCGCAGGTCGGCGTGGCCTCCTCCTGGAACGAGATCACACCCTGCAATCTGACCCTGAAGAAGCTGGCGGAGTTCGCCAAGGACGGGGTGCACGCCGCCGGCGGCTACCCGCTCGAGTTCGGCACGATCTCCGTCTCCGACGGTATCTCCATGGGGCACGAGGGCATGCACTACTCCCTGGTCTCCCGCGAAGTGATCACCGACTCCGTGGAGACCGTGATGAGCGCCGAGCGGCTCGACGGCTCCGTGCTCCTGGCCGGCTGCGACAAGTCCATTCCCGGCATGCTCATGGGCGCCGCCCGGCTGAACCTGTCGAGCGTGTTCCTCTACAACGGCTCCACGATGCCGGGCACCGCCCGTTTTGACGACGGCAGTGAGCAGGAGGTCACGCTCATCGACGCCTTCGAGGCCGTCGGCGCCTGTCGGGCCGGCAAGCTGTCCGAGGACGACGTCGATGTCATCGAGCGGGCCATCTGCCCGGGAGAGGGCGCCTGCGGCGGCATGTACACCGCCAACACCATGGCCTCCGCCGCCGAGGCGATGGGGATGTCCCTGCCGGGTTCGGCCGCTCCCCCGGCGGTCCACCGCGACCGCATGCTCCACGCCCGGCACTCCGGCGAGGCCGTGGTCGAGCTGCTGCGCCGCGGAATCCGCGCCCGCGACATCATCACCCGCAACTCCCTGCTCAACGCCGTCGCAGTCGTCATGGCACTGGGAGGCTCCACCAACGCCGTCCTGCACCTGCTGGCGATCGCCCGCGAGGCAGAGGCAGACCTGACCCTCGACGACTTCAATGAGGTGGCCGACAGGGTCCCGCACCTGGGCAACCTAAAGCCCTTCGGGCAGTACGTCATGGCCGATGTCTTCCGTATCGGTGGCATCCCCGTCGTCATGAAGGCGCTTTACGACGCCGGGCTGATCAACGGCGACTGCCTGACCGTCACCGGCCGCACCGTCGCGGAGAACCTCGCCGAGGTGCGGACGCCGGATCCGGACGGCAAGATTCTGCGGGCCCTCGACAATCCGATCCACGCCACGGGAGGCCTGAGCATCCTCCGGGGCTCCCTGGCTCCGGAGGGTGCCGTGGTCAAGACCGCAGGCTTCGACGCAGAAATCTTCGAGGGCACCGCCCGGGTCTTCGACCGGGAGCAGCCGGCCATGGACGCCGTGCTCAACGGTGAACTGAAGAAGGGCGACGTCGTTGTCATCCGCTACGAGGGGCCCAAGGGAGGCCCCGGCATGCGGGAGATGCTGGCCATCACCGGTGCCATCAAAGGCGCCGGCATCGGCAAGGACGTCCTGCTGATCACCGACGGCCGCTTCTCCGGTGGTTCCACCGGCCTGTGCATCGGCCACGTCGCCCCGGAGGCGGTGGACGGGGGCCCGATCGCCTTCGTGCGGGACGGCGATCCCATTCGGGTGGATATCCCGAACCGCACGATCGATGTACGGATCGATGACGCTGAGCTTGCGCGGCGCAGGGCTGAGTGGGTCATCCCCGAGAACCCGCGTCTGCACGGCGTGCTGGGCAAGTACGCCAAGCTGGTCCACTCGGTGGCCGATGGCGCGGTCTGTTACTGA
- the murA gene encoding UDP-N-acetylglucosamine 1-carboxyvinyltransferase translates to MKDRFLVSGGARLNGAVKVSGAKNSVLKLMAAALLAEGTTTLTNCPEILDVPLMQRVLEGLGCTVEIDGSTVRITTPADLKSDADFEAVRQFRASVCVLGPLTSRCGRAVVALPGGDAIGSRPLDMHQSGLERLGARTRIHHGAVVAEAEELRGAKIALDFPSVGATENILTAAVLAKGRTVLDNAAREPEITDLCDMLNSMGAQIEGAGTSTLTIDGVDELHPTEHEVIGDRIVAGTWAYAAAMTQGDITVSGIAPRNLHLPLEKLKVAGATVETYESGFRVRMGRRPDAVDYQTLPFPGFPTDLQPMAIGIASIADGMSVITENVFESRFRFVDEMLRLGADASVDGHHVVVRGIDQLSSTDVWSSDIRAGAGLVLAALVADDVTTVHDVHHIDRGYPHFVENLQRLGANIERATQ, encoded by the coding sequence GTGAAGGATCGATTTCTTGTCTCCGGTGGTGCCCGTCTCAACGGCGCCGTGAAGGTCAGCGGCGCAAAGAACAGCGTCCTGAAACTCATGGCCGCCGCTCTGCTGGCGGAGGGCACCACCACACTGACCAACTGTCCCGAGATCCTTGATGTGCCCCTCATGCAGCGAGTGCTTGAGGGACTGGGGTGCACCGTCGAGATCGACGGTTCCACCGTGCGCATCACGACGCCCGCGGATCTGAAGTCCGACGCGGATTTCGAGGCCGTTCGCCAGTTCCGCGCCTCGGTCTGTGTGCTGGGCCCGCTGACCTCCCGCTGTGGCCGCGCCGTCGTGGCGCTGCCCGGCGGTGACGCGATCGGTTCCCGTCCGCTCGACATGCACCAGTCGGGCCTCGAGCGGCTCGGGGCCCGCACCCGCATCCACCACGGGGCCGTCGTCGCGGAGGCCGAGGAGCTTCGCGGGGCGAAGATCGCCCTCGACTTCCCCTCGGTGGGTGCCACCGAAAACATTCTGACCGCGGCTGTCCTGGCCAAGGGACGTACCGTGCTGGACAACGCCGCCCGGGAGCCCGAGATCACCGACCTGTGCGACATGCTCAACTCCATGGGCGCGCAGATCGAGGGCGCAGGCACCTCCACTCTCACTATTGACGGTGTGGATGAACTCCACCCGACCGAGCACGAGGTCATCGGAGACCGCATCGTCGCCGGCACCTGGGCCTACGCCGCAGCCATGACCCAGGGGGACATCACCGTCAGCGGGATCGCGCCGCGGAACCTCCACCTTCCGCTGGAGAAGCTGAAGGTGGCCGGTGCAACCGTGGAGACCTACGAGTCCGGCTTCCGGGTGCGCATGGGCCGTCGCCCCGACGCCGTGGACTACCAGACCCTGCCGTTCCCGGGTTTCCCCACTGATCTTCAGCCCATGGCCATCGGTATCGCTTCGATCGCCGACGGCATGAGCGTGATCACGGAGAACGTCTTCGAGTCCCGTTTCCGCTTTGTCGACGAGATGCTGCGCCTCGGGGCCGACGCCTCCGTTGACGGGCACCACGTGGTGGTCCGCGGAATCGATCAGCTTTCCTCCACTGATGTGTGGAGCTCCGATATCCGGGCCGGCGCCGGCCTCGTTCTGGCCGCCCTGGTCGCCGACGATGTCACCACGGTCCACGATGTCCACCACATCGACCGCGGCTACCCGCACTTCGTGGAGAACCTGCAGAGGCTGGGAGCGAACATCGAGCGGGCGACGCAGTAG
- the ramA gene encoding acetate metabolism transcriptional regulator RamA, whose amino-acid sequence MDSQRIKDDDEAVRAALTSLKTATGIPVTMYATLLADNRLQITHWVGLRTPALQNLIIDPGAGVGGRVVSTRRPVGVSDYTRANVISHENDRAIQDEGLHSIVAVPVIVNREIRGVLYVGVHSPVRLGDKVIEEVTMTARTLEQDLAVNSAMRRAEGGKNGATKSGRVMNGAEWEQVRSTHSKLRMLANRVEDEALRKELELLCDQMVSPVRVKQSTKLSARELDVLSCVALGHTNVEAAEEMGIGAETVKSYLRSVMRKLGAHTRYEAVNAARRIGALP is encoded by the coding sequence ATGGATTCTCAGCGAATCAAGGATGACGACGAAGCAGTCCGCGCAGCACTGACGTCCCTCAAGACCGCGACGGGCATCCCGGTCACGATGTACGCCACCCTGCTGGCCGACAACCGACTGCAGATCACCCACTGGGTGGGGCTACGCACGCCGGCTCTGCAGAATCTCATCATTGATCCTGGCGCCGGCGTCGGCGGCCGCGTCGTCAGTACGCGCCGCCCGGTGGGCGTCAGCGACTATACCCGTGCCAACGTCATCTCACACGAGAACGACCGCGCCATCCAGGACGAGGGTCTGCACTCCATCGTCGCGGTGCCGGTGATCGTCAACCGGGAGATCCGGGGCGTCCTCTATGTCGGCGTTCATTCCCCGGTCCGCCTGGGGGACAAGGTGATCGAGGAGGTCACCATGACCGCCCGCACCCTCGAGCAGGATCTGGCCGTCAACTCCGCGATGCGCCGCGCCGAGGGCGGGAAGAACGGCGCCACCAAGTCGGGCCGTGTCATGAACGGTGCCGAGTGGGAGCAGGTTCGGTCGACCCACTCCAAGCTGCGGATGCTGGCCAACCGCGTCGAGGACGAGGCGCTGCGCAAGGAGCTGGAGCTGCTCTGCGATCAGATGGTCAGCCCGGTCCGTGTCAAGCAGTCCACGAAACTCTCCGCCCGCGAGCTCGACGTGCTCTCCTGCGTGGCCCTCGGCCACACCAACGTCGAGGCCGCCGAGGAGATGGGCATCGGTGCCGAGACCGTCAAGTCCTACCTGCGCTCCGTCATGCGCAAGCTGGGCGCGCACACCCGCTATGAGGCCGTCAACGCGGCCCGCCGCATCGGGGCCCTGCCCTGA
- the cysK gene encoding cysteine synthase A: MGNIHDNILDTIGNTPLVRLNGITEGLKAEVLVKIESFNPANSVKDRIGKAIIDAAEADGSLQPGGTIVEATSGNTGIALALVGAARGYKVVLTMPETMSNERRVMLRAYGAEIVLTPGAAGMQGAVDKANEIVGERENAILARQFANEANAKIHRETTAEELWHDTDGNMDIFVAGVGTGGTVTGVGQVFKERKPETQIYAVEPEASPLLSAGKAGPHKIQGLGANFIPEVLDRKVLDDVLTVSNEDAVATSRELAVKDGILGGISTGANVKAALELAARPENEGKTIVTVVCDYGERYVSTILYEDIRD, translated from the coding sequence ATGGGCAACATCCACGACAACATCCTCGACACCATCGGCAATACCCCACTGGTCCGCCTCAACGGCATCACCGAGGGCCTCAAGGCCGAGGTGCTCGTGAAGATCGAATCCTTCAACCCGGCCAACTCCGTCAAGGACCGCATCGGCAAGGCCATCATTGACGCCGCTGAGGCCGACGGCTCCCTCCAGCCGGGCGGCACCATCGTCGAGGCGACTTCCGGCAACACCGGCATCGCCCTGGCCCTGGTCGGCGCTGCCCGTGGCTACAAGGTCGTCCTGACCATGCCGGAGACCATGTCCAACGAGCGTCGCGTCATGCTGCGCGCCTATGGTGCCGAGATCGTCCTCACCCCGGGCGCCGCCGGCATGCAGGGCGCGGTCGACAAGGCCAACGAGATCGTCGGCGAACGCGAAAACGCCATCCTGGCCCGCCAGTTCGCCAACGAGGCCAACGCCAAGATTCACCGCGAGACCACCGCCGAGGAGCTGTGGCACGACACCGACGGCAACATGGACATCTTCGTCGCCGGCGTCGGAACCGGCGGCACCGTCACCGGTGTCGGCCAGGTCTTCAAGGAGCGCAAGCCGGAGACCCAGATCTACGCGGTCGAGCCGGAGGCCTCCCCGCTGCTGTCCGCCGGCAAGGCCGGTCCGCACAAGATCCAGGGCCTGGGCGCCAACTTCATCCCCGAGGTCCTGGACCGCAAGGTCCTCGACGACGTGCTGACCGTCTCCAACGAGGACGCCGTGGCGACCTCCCGTGAGCTGGCCGTCAAGGACGGCATCCTCGGCGGCATCTCCACCGGCGCCAACGTCAAGGCCGCCCTCGAGCTGGCCGCCCGCCCGGAGAACGAGGGCAAGACCATCGTCACCGTCGTCTGCGACTACGGCGAGCGCTACGTCTCCACCATCCTCTACGAGGACATCCGCGACTAG
- the epsC gene encoding serine O-acetyltransferase EpsC — translation MYSLVKMIREDLKNAREHDPAARGDVENALVYSGLHAIWCHRVSHWLWKRGLRGPARILAQLNRFFTGIEIHPGATIGRRFFIDHGMGIVIGETAEIGEGVMLYHGVTLGGQVLTQTKRHPTIEDNVTIGAGAKVLGPITVGVGSAIGANAVVTKDVPPEHIATGIPAKNRPRRKEEQVKLVDPDYYI, via the coding sequence ATGTACAGCCTCGTGAAGATGATCCGGGAAGACCTGAAGAACGCCCGCGAACATGACCCGGCCGCCCGCGGTGACGTCGAGAACGCCCTTGTCTACTCCGGACTTCACGCGATCTGGTGCCACCGTGTCTCCCACTGGCTATGGAAACGGGGTCTGCGCGGTCCGGCCCGCATCCTGGCCCAGCTCAACCGCTTCTTCACCGGCATCGAGATCCACCCGGGTGCGACCATCGGCCGCCGCTTCTTCATCGATCACGGCATGGGCATCGTCATCGGCGAGACCGCCGAGATCGGCGAAGGGGTCATGCTCTACCACGGGGTGACCCTGGGCGGGCAGGTACTCACGCAGACCAAGCGACATCCCACCATCGAGGACAACGTGACCATCGGCGCCGGTGCCAAGGTGCTCGGCCCGATCACGGTGGGCGTCGGCTCCGCGATCGGCGCGAACGCCGTGGTGACCAAGGACGTCCCCCCGGAGCACATCGCCACCGGCATTCCGGCGAAGAACCGCCCGCGCCGCAAGGAGGAGCAGGTCAAACTCGTCGATCCGGACTACTACATCTAG
- a CDS encoding GNAT family N-acetyltransferase: MSDQNISVDHDEGARRFVVTVDGREAGYCSYVPRSGDVRDFNHTVVDQAFRGRGLSAPLIQAALDDTREAGLKIHSSCSAVDHFLNKNEEYRDLVA; this comes from the coding sequence ATGTCCGATCAGAACATCTCGGTCGATCACGATGAGGGCGCGCGCCGCTTCGTCGTTACCGTGGACGGCCGCGAGGCCGGCTACTGCTCCTATGTCCCGCGCTCCGGCGATGTCCGCGATTTCAACCACACGGTGGTGGATCAGGCGTTCCGGGGGCGTGGCTTGTCGGCACCGCTGATCCAGGCGGCCCTTGACGACACTCGCGAGGCCGGGCTGAAGATCCACTCGAGCTGTTCCGCCGTGGATCACTTCCTGAACAAGAACGAGGAGTACCGCGACCTCGTCGCCTGA
- a CDS encoding metal-sensitive transcriptional regulator: MKATCACHDAHVHGYNENKSKYLARLKRIEGQARGIHRMVDEDQYCIDILTQVSAVTSALENVALALLEDHIRHCVTGAAVEGGDVADEKIEEAMKAIQRMVKS, translated from the coding sequence ATGAAGGCCACCTGCGCCTGCCATGACGCCCACGTCCACGGCTACAACGAGAACAAGTCGAAGTACCTGGCCCGCCTCAAGCGCATCGAGGGCCAGGCCCGCGGCATTCACCGGATGGTCGACGAGGACCAGTACTGCATCGACATTCTCACTCAGGTCTCCGCCGTGACCTCCGCCCTGGAGAATGTCGCCCTGGCGCTGCTGGAGGACCACATCCGTCACTGCGTCACCGGTGCCGCGGTCGAGGGCGGCGACGTCGCCGACGAAAAGATCGAGGAGGCCATGAAGGCCATTCAGCGGATGGTGAAGTCCTGA
- a CDS encoding DUF2254 family protein, giving the protein MCGGGDRELSDRDRKALCAAVEVRAERELRQDLAFGFRQLADIADRALSAGVNDPATAVRCIHEIHRVFRYLVTTVEPSPYIAGDDRRVRVVHQSQHITEMLDEVIREIHHYGAGSAMIPDQLRSMLDDLAGVSADTYLPALERGRELLDRGKERENEASEA; this is encoded by the coding sequence GTGTGTGGGGGGGGGGACAGGGAACTCAGCGACCGGGACCGGAAGGCGCTGTGCGCGGCGGTGGAGGTGCGCGCGGAGCGGGAACTTCGCCAGGACCTGGCCTTCGGTTTCCGCCAACTTGCCGACATCGCCGACCGCGCCTTGTCCGCGGGCGTCAACGACCCGGCTACCGCGGTCCGGTGCATCCATGAGATCCACCGGGTCTTCCGCTATCTGGTCACCACCGTCGAACCCAGCCCCTATATCGCAGGCGATGACCGTCGGGTGCGGGTGGTGCATCAATCCCAGCACATCACGGAGATGCTCGACGAGGTCATCCGGGAGATCCACCACTACGGCGCGGGGTCGGCGATGATCCCGGACCAGCTGCGCAGCATGCTCGATGATCTGGCAGGGGTGTCCGCCGATACCTACCTGCCCGCCCTGGAACGCGGGCGGGAGTTACTGGACCGGGGGAAGGAGAGGGAGAACGAGGCCTCTGAGGCCTGA
- a CDS encoding acetyl-CoA hydrolase/transferase family protein: MTDRIANSELRSKLMSADEAAQFINNGDTVGMSGFTGAAYPKALPTAIADKAKEFHSKGDEFKINVLTGASTAPDCDGVLAEADAINYRMPYQSDPIMRGKVNSAEMKYQDIHLSHSGLQVEQGFFGNIDVAVIEVTRITEEGHLIPSSGVGNNIEYLEEADKVILEVNEWQSLDLEGMADIYRVPHLPNRTPIPINNVGDRIGNTYIQIDTNKVVAVVETNAPDRNSPFKEPDEISKQIAGNFLDFLEAEVAAGRLAYDRFIMQSGVGNVPNAVMAGLLDSKFENIQAYTEVVQDGMLDLIDAGKMTVSSATSFALSPEYAEKMNAEAKKYRDHLVLRPLQISNSPEVIRRMGLISSNGLIEADIYGNVNSTHVGGTRIMNGIGGSGDFTRNAFASTFISPSVAKDGAISAIVPFASHIDHTEHDAMVIITEYGFADLRGLAPRDRVKKMIAVAHPDYRPLLEEYYERAAKNKFLQTPHDLATAFDFHVNLAEKGSMKG; the protein is encoded by the coding sequence ATGACTGACCGGATTGCGAACTCCGAGCTGCGCTCCAAGCTGATGTCCGCCGATGAGGCGGCCCAGTTCATCAACAACGGTGACACGGTCGGCATGTCCGGCTTCACCGGTGCGGCCTACCCCAAGGCGCTGCCCACCGCCATCGCCGACAAGGCCAAGGAGTTCCACTCCAAGGGTGACGAGTTCAAGATCAACGTCCTGACCGGCGCATCGACCGCCCCGGACTGTGACGGCGTGCTGGCCGAGGCCGACGCGATCAATTACCGCATGCCCTACCAGTCGGACCCGATCATGCGCGGCAAGGTCAACAGTGCCGAGATGAAGTACCAGGACATCCACCTGTCCCACTCCGGCCTGCAGGTCGAGCAGGGCTTCTTCGGCAACATCGACGTCGCCGTCATCGAGGTCACCCGCATCACCGAGGAGGGCCATCTCATCCCGTCCTCCGGTGTGGGAAACAACATCGAGTACCTCGAGGAGGCCGACAAGGTCATCCTCGAGGTCAACGAGTGGCAGTCGCTCGACCTCGAGGGCATGGCGGACATCTACCGCGTACCGCACCTGCCGAACCGCACCCCGATCCCGATCAACAACGTCGGCGACCGCATCGGCAACACCTACATCCAGATCGACACCAACAAGGTCGTCGCCGTGGTGGAGACCAACGCCCCGGACCGCAACAGCCCCTTCAAGGAGCCGGACGAGATCTCGAAGCAGATCGCCGGTAACTTCCTCGACTTCCTGGAGGCCGAGGTCGCCGCGGGCCGTCTGGCCTATGACCGATTCATCATGCAGTCCGGCGTGGGCAACGTACCCAACGCCGTGATGGCGGGCCTGCTGGACTCCAAGTTCGAGAACATCCAGGCCTACACCGAGGTCGTCCAGGACGGCATGCTGGATCTCATCGACGCCGGCAAGATGACCGTCTCCTCCGCCACCTCCTTCGCGCTGTCGCCGGAGTACGCGGAGAAGATGAACGCCGAGGCGAAGAAGTACCGCGACCACCTCGTCCTGCGTCCGCTGCAGATCTCCAACTCCCCGGAGGTCATCCGCCGCATGGGCCTGATCTCCTCCAACGGTCTGATCGAGGCCGACATCTACGGCAACGTCAACTCCACCCATGTCGGTGGTACCCGCATCATGAACGGCATCGGCGGCTCCGGTGACTTCACCCGCAACGCCTTCGCGTCGACCTTCATCTCCCCGTCGGTGGCCAAGGACGGGGCGATCTCCGCGATCGTGCCGTTCGCGTCCCACATCGACCACACCGAGCACGACGCCATGGTCATCATCACCGAATACGGCTTCGCCGACCTGCGTGGTCTGGCTCCGCGTGACCGCGTGAAGAAGATGATCGCCGTGGCCCACCCGGACTACCGTCCGCTGCTGGAGGAGTACTACGAGCGTGCGGCGAAGAACAAGTTCCTGCAGACCCCGCACGACCTGGCCACCGCCTTCGACTTCCATGTCAACCTGGCCGAGAAGGGTTCCATGAAGGGCTAG
- a CDS encoding acetyl-CoA hydrolase/transferase family protein, giving the protein MSDRIANAQLRSKVMSADEAAQFINHGDTVGMSGFTGAGYPKALPSAIAAKAREIHGRGEDFKIDVFTGASTAPDADGVLAEADAVNYRMPYQSDPIMRNKINAGEMKYQDIHLSHSGLYVEQGFFGKVNAAVIEAVRITEDGNLIPSSAVGNNLEYLEAADRIIIEVNSWQSLDLEGMHDIWSMPKLPNRIPIPINNVGDRIGTTHIQIDTDKVVAVVETDAPDRNAPFKPADEISKQIAGNFLDFLEGEVAAGRLTYDGYIMQSGVGNVPNAVMAGLLDSKFENIQAYTEVIQDGMLDLIDAGKMTVASATSFALSPEYAEKMNAEAKKYREQIVLRPQQISNHPEVIRRVGLIASNGLIEADIYGNINSTHVGGTRVMNGIGGSGDFTRNGYISSFITPSVAKDGAISAIVPFASHIDHTEHDAMVIVSEYGYADLRGLAPRDRVKKMISIAHPDYRPLLEEYYERAAKNKFLQTPHDLATAFDFHVNLAEKGSMKG; this is encoded by the coding sequence ATGTCTGACCGGATCGCGAACGCGCAGCTGCGCTCGAAGGTCATGTCCGCCGATGAGGCGGCCCAGTTCATCAACCACGGCGACACGGTCGGCATGTCCGGTTTCACCGGCGCCGGTTACCCGAAGGCGCTGCCGTCAGCCATCGCCGCCAAGGCCCGTGAGATCCACGGCAGGGGCGAGGACTTCAAGATCGACGTCTTCACCGGCGCCTCCACCGCCCCGGACGCCGACGGTGTGCTGGCCGAGGCCGACGCCGTCAACTACCGCATGCCCTACCAGTCGGACCCGATCATGCGGAACAAGATCAACGCCGGCGAGATGAAGTACCAGGACATCCACCTGTCCCACTCGGGCCTGTACGTGGAGCAGGGCTTCTTCGGCAAGGTCAATGCCGCCGTCATCGAGGCCGTGCGCATCACCGAGGACGGCAATCTCATCCCGTCCTCGGCCGTGGGCAACAACCTCGAGTACCTCGAGGCCGCCGACCGGATCATCATCGAGGTCAACTCCTGGCAGTCCCTCGACCTGGAGGGCATGCACGACATCTGGAGCATGCCGAAGCTGCCGAACCGCATCCCGATCCCGATCAACAACGTCGGCGACCGCATCGGCACCACCCACATCCAGATCGACACGGACAAGGTCGTCGCGGTCGTCGAGACGGACGCCCCGGACCGCAACGCGCCGTTCAAGCCGGCCGACGAGATCTCGAAGCAGATCGCCGGCAACTTCCTCGACTTCCTCGAGGGCGAGGTCGCCGCCGGCCGCCTGACCTACGACGGCTACATCATGCAGTCGGGCGTCGGCAATGTCCCGAACGCCGTGATGGCGGGCCTGCTGGACTCCAAGTTCGAGAACATCCAGGCCTACACCGAGGTCATCCAGGACGGCATGCTCGATCTCATCGACGCCGGCAAGATGACGGTCGCCTCCGCCACCTCCTTCGCGCTGTCGCCGGAGTACGCGGAGAAGATGAACGCCGAGGCCAAGAAGTACCGCGAGCAGATCGTCCTGCGCCCGCAGCAGATCTCCAACCACCCGGAGGTCATCCGCCGCGTCGGGCTCATCGCCTCCAACGGCCTGATCGAGGCCGACATCTACGGCAACATCAACTCCACCCACGTGGGCGGCACCCGAGTCATGAACGGCATCGGCGGTTCCGGCGATTTCACCCGCAACGGCTACATCTCCTCCTTCATCACCCCGTCCGTGGCCAAGGACGGCGCGATCTCCGCGATCGTGCCGTTCGCGTCCCACATCGACCACACCGAGCACGACGCCATGGTCATCGTCTCGGAGTACGGCTACGCCGACCTGCGTGGCCTCGCGCCCCGCGACCGCGTGAAGAAGATGATCTCCATCGCGCACCCGGACTACCGTCCGCTGCTGGAGGAGTACTACGAGCGTGCGGCGAAGAACAAGTTCCTGCAGACCCCGCACGACCTGGCCACCGCCTTCGACTTCCACGTCAACCTGGCCGAGAAGGGTTCCATGAAGGGCTGA